In Beutenbergia cavernae DSM 12333, the DNA window CGTACGCGTAGATGAGCTTCGCGCCCCGCCGGATGATCCCGTTCCACTCCTGGTCGGTGCCGGGCAGGAAGCCCGGGACGTCGACGAACGTCAGCACCGGGAGGTTGAACGCGTCGCACGTGCGCACGAACCGGGCGGCCTTCTCGGCGGCGTTGATGTCGAGCGTCCCGGCCATCGCGAGCGGTTGGTTGGCAACGATCCCGACGGCGTGGCCGTCCACGTGCCCGAAGCCCACCACCACGTTCTTCGCGAACAGCGGCTGCACCTCGAGCAGGGCGCCGTCGTCGAGGACGTGCTCGATCACCGTGTGCATGTCGTACGGCTGCGAGTCCGAGTCGGGCACGAGCGTGTCGAGCTCGGAGTCCTCGGCGGTGACCTCGAGGGAGGTCTCGGCCGGGAACGTCTGAGCGTCCGTGAGGTTGTTGGACGGCAGGAAGGTGAGCAGCGCGCGGACGTACTCGAACGCGTCGTCCTCGTCGGCGGCGAGGTAGTGCGCGACGCCGGAGCGCTCGTTGTGAGTCTGCGCGCCACCGAGCTCCTCGAACCCGACGTCCTCGCCGGTCACCGCCCGGATCACGTCGGGTCCGGTGATGAACATGTTCGACGTCTTGTCGGCCATCACGATGAAGTCCGTCAGGGCGGGAGAGTAGACGGCGCCGCCGGCGCTCGGCCCGAGGATCAGGGAGATCTGCGGGATGACGCCGGAGGCGGCGACGTTGCGCCGGAAGATCTCCGCGAACTGGGTGAGCGCGGCCACGCCCTCCTGGATGCGTGCCCCGCCGCCGTCGCTGATCCCGATGAGGGGCACGCCCGTGCGCAGCGCGAGGTCCTGGATCTTCGCGATCTTCTGCCCGTGCACCTCGCCGAGGCTGCCGCCGAACACGGTGAAGTCCTGCGAGTAGATGCACACGTTGCGGCCGTCGATCGTGCCGTGGCCGATGACGACGCCGTCCCCGAGCGGGCGTCGCCGCTCCAGCCCGAAGTTGGTGGATCGGTGCCGGGCGAACGCGTCGATCTCGGTGAACGAGCCGTCGTCGAGCAGCGCGTCGATGCGCTCCCGGGCGGACTTCTTGCCGCGGGCGTGCTGGCGTTCGACGGCGGCCGCCGCGGGGGCGTCGAGGTCGTCGGCGAGGCGCCGGCGCAGGTCGTCGAGCTTGGCGGCGGTGGTCGAGGCCGCGGTGGGGTCGGTCACGATCCTCCACCCTAGTTGTGTGGTTCGGCACTTCTCCTGCCGGGATGCGGGGTGTCGGGCGAGGTTTCGTTGTCGGGTCGGCACAACGGGCCCCGCGCGGCGTGCGTGGGACCCTGGTGGGATGGCGGAGCCAGGTCCGAGCGTCTTCCCGCGTCTCGACGTCGTGCCGCGC includes these proteins:
- a CDS encoding acyl-CoA carboxylase subunit beta encodes the protein MTDPTAASTTAAKLDDLRRRLADDLDAPAAAAVERQHARGKKSARERIDALLDDGSFTEIDAFARHRSTNFGLERRRPLGDGVVIGHGTIDGRNVCIYSQDFTVFGGSLGEVHGQKIAKIQDLALRTGVPLIGISDGGGARIQEGVAALTQFAEIFRRNVAASGVIPQISLILGPSAGGAVYSPALTDFIVMADKTSNMFITGPDVIRAVTGEDVGFEELGGAQTHNERSGVAHYLAADEDDAFEYVRALLTFLPSNNLTDAQTFPAETSLEVTAEDSELDTLVPDSDSQPYDMHTVIEHVLDDGALLEVQPLFAKNVVVGFGHVDGHAVGIVANQPLAMAGTLDINAAEKAARFVRTCDAFNLPVLTFVDVPGFLPGTDQEWNGIIRRGAKLIYAYAEATVPLVTVITRKAYGGAYIVMGSKQLGADVNLAWPTAQIAVMGASGAVNILQRGALRAVAESGGDVETERARLIGEYEDAIVNPWDAAERGYVDAVIAPSETRVQIVRALRALRSKRATLPPKKHGNIPL